One window from the genome of Sesamum indicum cultivar Zhongzhi No. 13 linkage group LG15, S_indicum_v1.0, whole genome shotgun sequence encodes:
- the LOC110013184 gene encoding myb-related protein 315-like, which yields MGRQPCCDKVGLKRGPWTMEEDHKLITFILNNGIQCWRMVPKLAGLLRCGKSCRLRWINYLRPDLKRGELSEMEENQIIELHARLGNRWSKIASHFPGRTDNEIKNHWNTRIKKRLRLLGIDPLTHHPIHPKQNVDHEQKTESELIKRSLGNEEEKVSDHQNAAELMITAEAEIEKSDESSAVHLINNYEMMCRSHDMDLWVRNQNSNYSTNCYSNEDSAVSVSYHNSTAAESSNVSIHEESSTSGDLQKWVESVDSMLSSWDGYGFNQLDQQLFF from the exons atGGGAAGGCAACCTTGTTGTGATAAAGTTGGTCTGAAAAGAGGTCCATGGACTATGGAAGAAGACCACAAGCTCATCACTTTTATTCTCAACAATGGCATTCAGTGCTGGAGAATGGTTCCTAAGCTTGCAG GTTTGTTGAGATGTGGTAAGAGCTGTCGATTAAGATGGATTAATTACCTAAGACCTGACCTCAAAAGAGGGGAGCTGTCAGAAATGGAAGAGAATCAGATTATAGAGCTTCATGCCCGTCTTGGTAACAG GTGGTCTAAGATTGCGTCTCATTTTCCGGGGCGAACCGACAATGAAATCAAGAACCACTGGAACACTCGAATCAAGAAGAGGCTGAGACTCCTTGGAATAGACCCCTTAACACACCACCCCATTCACCCCAAACAAAATGTTGATCATGAGCAGAAAACTGAATCAGAACTAATCAAGCGGAGTTTAGggaatgaagaagaaaaggtttCTGATCATCAGAATGCAGCTGAATTAATGATAACAGCAGAAGCAGAAATCGAGAAGAGTGATGAGAGCAGTGCTGTTCATCTGATAAATAACTATGAGATGATGTGCAGGAGTCATGACATGGACTTGTGGGTGAGAAATCAGAACAGTAACTATTCCACTAATTGTTACAGCAATGAGGATTCAGCAGTGTCAGTGAGTTATCACAACTCGACTGCAGCCGAGTCCAGCAATGTTTCCATTCATGAAGAAAGTAGTACGTCTGGTGATCTGCAGAAATGGGTTGAGAGTGTAGACTCAATGCTGTCATCATGGGATGGATATGGATTCAACCAACTAGACCAACAGCTCTTCTTTTGA